The Sphingomonas carotinifaciens genomic sequence ACCAGCGCGCCGTTCTCCACCGGCCACATCGCCCGCTCGCCGCGCCAGGCATCGGTCGACCGCCCGTCGAACAGCACCACCGCGTCCGACGGCGCCCCGCCCGGAGCCGCCGCGGGCGTCACCACCGCGGGCGCCGGGCGATCGGCATCATGCACCCGCCACTGCCCGCCCGGCAGCACCGGCGTATCCTTGAACCCCGGCTTCTCCTGCGCCAGCGCCGGACTTGCGCCCAGCACCAGCATCAGGGCGGGGGCAACCTTCCGCATTCCCGTCATGCTCGCTCTCCCCCGTCGATCGCGCGATAGGCGGCGATCAGCCGCTCCTCGCCCGCGCGACCCTTTGTCGCATTGCCATGTTCCATGCCGATCACCCCGGCATAGCGTTTGTCCTTCAGCCAGCGGACGATATTGGCATAGTTGATCTCGCCCGTACCCGGCTCGTTGCGGCCCGGATTGTCGCCGAACTGGATATAGCCGATCTCCGACCAGCACGCCGCCAGCGTCGGGATCAGGTTCCCGGACTGGATCTGCTCATGGTAAAGATCGGCCAGGATCTTCACGCCCGGACTGTTCGCCCCGCGCGCCACCGCATAGCCTTGCGCGATGGTCTGCAGATAGACGCCCGGATGATTGGTCCGCGTGTTCAGCGGCTCCATGACCATCGCGAGCCCATGCGGCGCGACGATGTCGCCGGCTTTCCGCATCACGTCGATCACCCGCGCGGTCTGGATGTCGAGCGGCAGCTTGTTGTCCAGAAACCCCGTCACCACCGTCATCCGGTTGGCGTTCAGCCGCTTGGCGACCTCGATCGAGCTGCGGATGTCGGCTAGGAAGCCCTCGCGTTCCGCCTCGTCATTGCCGCCCAGCAGCGGCCGGGACTGCGCCCATTTGGGCATGCTGGCGACGAACACGCCCATCGTCATGCCGCGCGACGCCAGCGCCTTGGCCATCGCCTCCTGCTGGGCGACGGGGCGGCCGCGTGCCTCGTTATCCTCCCATGCGGTGAAGCCCTGGTCCGCGGCATAGGCTATCTGTTCGATCAGCCCGCCGCGACTGGCAAAGCTCCCCTCATGCGGCGCATAGCCCAGTGCGAAGCGCGCCGCGTTGGACGGGCGACGCTGCGCCCCCGCCCCAGCCGTCGCGGCGACAAGCGACGAAGCGGCCCCCGCCGCCAGAACAGTCCGACGCGACAGCGTCATGCCCCCACCTGCATCATTTGGCCCCTTCCGCCTTCAGATAAGCGATGATCGCCGCGCGCTTGGCCGGATCGGGCGTCGCGATCGGCATCTTGGTGCCGGGCACCTTCTTCATCGGCCCGGCCAGATAGGCATCCAGCGTCGCATCGTCCCAGCGCAGCTTCGACGCCTTCATCGCCGGCGAATAGTTGAATCCCGCGACCGACGCCGCCGGCCGCCCGACCACGCCGTGCAGGTTCGGGCCGATCCCGTTGCGACCGCCCTTGTTGACCGTATGGCACGCCTTGCACGCGGCAAATGCAGCGGGCGCGGCACTCTGCGCCTGCGTCGCCTCGGATCCGAACACCAACGCCGCCGACGCGGCTCCCATCACGGCCAGGCCGATGAGCAACTTCATGCATTCTCTCCCGGACCGATATCGGTCCATTTCCGGTCGCCCCCCGCATTGGCGAGGACCGCCTCGATAAAGTCCATCGTGCGCAATCCATCCGCCACGCCCGGATGGGCGGTCTTGCCCTCGCCGCGGATCGACCCGGCAAAGGCACGGTAAAGATTGG encodes the following:
- a CDS encoding hydroxypyruvate isomerase family protein, with protein sequence MTLSRRTVLAAGAASSLVAATAGAGAQRRPSNAARFALGYAPHEGSFASRGGLIEQIAYAADQGFTAWEDNEARGRPVAQQEAMAKALASRGMTMGVFVASMPKWAQSRPLLGGNDEAEREGFLADIRSSIEVAKRLNANRMTVVTGFLDNKLPLDIQTARVIDVMRKAGDIVAPHGLAMVMEPLNTRTNHPGVYLQTIAQGYAVARGANSPGVKILADLYHEQIQSGNLIPTLAACWSEIGYIQFGDNPGRNEPGTGEINYANIVRWLKDKRYAGVIGMEHGNATKGRAGEERLIAAYRAIDGGERA
- a CDS encoding c-type cytochrome, whose product is MKLLIGLAVMGAASAALVFGSEATQAQSAAPAAFAACKACHTVNKGGRNGIGPNLHGVVGRPAASVAGFNYSPAMKASKLRWDDATLDAYLAGPMKKVPGTKMPIATPDPAKRAAIIAYLKAEGAK